The region AAGAAGAAGTATCAAACTTAATCAAAACCGTAGGATTCAACCCTGCTGACGTACCTTTCATCCCATTATCTGCATTTGAAGGGGACAACATTGTTGAAGCATCCTCAAATACCTCCTGGTACAAAGGACCTACTTTAATCGATGCTTTAGACGCTTTAAGCGCACCTGATAAACCAACCGGTTTACCATTAAGAATTCCTATTCAAGACGTCTACTCCATCACTGGTGTAGGAACCGTACCTGTAGGAAGAGTTGAAACTGGTGTAATGAAAAAAGGTGAAAACGTTATCTTTGAACCTGCTGGAGCTTCCGGAGAAGTTAAATCTATCGAAATGCACCACGAACAATTTGATGCAGCTGAACCTGGTGACAACATCGGATTCAACGTAAGAGGTGTAGGTAAAAACGATATCAGAAGAGGAGACGTAGCTGGTCACGTTGACAACGCTCCTACTGTAGCTAAAGAATTCGACGCACAAATTGTTGTTTTACAACACCCTGGTGTAATTACCGTTGGATACACTCCTGTATTCCACTGTCACACTTCCCAAGTAGCATGTACTTTCTTAGAATTATCCAAAAAATTAAACCCTGCTACTGGTGCTGTTGACGAAGAAAACCCTGACTTCTTAAAAACCGGTAACGCAGCTATTGTTAAAATTAAACCTACCAAACCAATGTGTCTCGAAAACGCAAAAGAAATCCCACAAATGGGTAGATTTGCTATCAGAGATATGGGTCAAACTGTTGCTGCAGGTTTATGTCTTAACGTTACCCCAGCAAAATAAGTTTGTAAACAATAATTAGAAAGTAATCTTTTACTTTCTTTTCTTTTTGTTTTTTTGGAGGAGAATAAATGAATCAAGCAAGAATTAAGCTTACTGGAACAGACCCAGAAAAATTAGCATACGTATGTGATCAACTTAAAAAGATTGCTGAAAGAACTGGTGTCGACTTGTCCGGTCCTATTCCATTGCCTACTAAAAAATTGGTAGTCCCAACTAGAAAATCTCCAGATGGAGAAGGTAAAGCTTCTTGGGAAAAATGGGAACTCAGAATTCACAAACGTTTAATCGGTATTGGAGCTGATGAACGTGCAATGAGACAAGTCATGAAAGTTAACGTTCCTGATAACGTAAGTATTGAAATTGAACTTAAAGGATAAATATTTAGAATCCTTCTAAATATTCCTTTCACATGCCGAGATAGTCTAGTCTGGTAAGGCGCAGGACTTGAAATCCTGTGAGGTCATCCTCGCCTGGGTTCAAATCCCAGTCTCGGCGTGTTATCTATATCTATTTTTAAAAAAACTTTTTATTTTGGAGTCTAGCTCCTTTAAATCATTCACGATGTCGTCTTTATTTAACATCTCTATTTTTGGGCGTCTTATCATTATGATGGCTATGTCCTTTTCATTGGCTGCCTGAATCTTTTCGATGACTCCGCCGATTTCCCCGCTTTCTTTGGTGATCATCACGCTTGCATCATACTTTTCTATCAAGTCGATGTTTTCCTGTTTTGTTGCGGCGCCAGTCATTGGGATGATGTGGTCAGGATTGATGGCCAGTTTCTCGCATTTTTCAAGTGATTTCTCCACTTTTAAAATTCTTGGATAGAACCTTTTGGCAGGGACATGTTTCATGACATCCTCCATGGTGTTGGCTCCTGCAAAATGCAGGACATTTCCTTCATCAAATTCATCGGCTATCAGTTTTCCCGCTTCGTCAAATGAATCTGCATAATGAATGCGGGACGTGTCTATGTTATCAAGGTTGGTGGTGGGTCTTTCAAAGCGGACATATGGAATTTCAAGCTCACTGGCAATGCTTGCTGAAGTCTGTGTTATGTGGGCTGCAAACGGATGGGTCGCATCAATCAACATGTCAAAATCACCATCATTTATTATTTCAATTATCTCATCTTTGAGAAGAGGCCTTGCGATTGTATCGTCGCTTCCGCCTTCAATCGCCAATTTTGCACCGTATTCCGTAGTGGTTGTGGTTAGGATGAATGCATCATAATTCTGTTTAATGTGTTCTATGATATTTATCGAATCTTTGGTGCCGCCCAGTAGGAATATTTTCATTTTATCACTTTATTCATTATTTTGTTAGCTATTACTATTGTTGAGGCAATCAGCGTAATCGCTATCCAGTCAAGCAATCCTATTGCAGT is a window of Methanobrevibacter sp. DNA encoding:
- the tuf gene encoding translation elongation factor EF-1 subunit alpha; the encoded protein is MAKEKEHLNLAFIGHVDHGKSTLVGNLLVKAGTINEQQLASGEDKFRFIMDTTKEEQERGVTIDLAHQKFSTKKYDYTVVDCPGHRDFVKNMITGASQADAGVLVVAADDGVMPQTKEHVFLSKTLGINQLIVAINKMDLIDYSEDKYNELKEEVSNLIKTVGFNPADVPFIPLSAFEGDNIVEASSNTSWYKGPTLIDALDALSAPDKPTGLPLRIPIQDVYSITGVGTVPVGRVETGVMKKGENVIFEPAGASGEVKSIEMHHEQFDAAEPGDNIGFNVRGVGKNDIRRGDVAGHVDNAPTVAKEFDAQIVVLQHPGVITVGYTPVFHCHTSQVACTFLELSKKLNPATGAVDEENPDFLKTGNAAIVKIKPTKPMCLENAKEIPQMGRFAIRDMGQTVAAGLCLNVTPAK
- the rpsJ gene encoding 30S ribosomal protein S10, yielding MNQARIKLTGTDPEKLAYVCDQLKKIAERTGVDLSGPIPLPTKKLVVPTRKSPDGEGKASWEKWELRIHKRLIGIGADERAMRQVMKVNVPDNVSIEIELKG
- the cobK gene encoding precorrin-6A reductase; protein product: MKIFLLGGTKDSINIIEHIKQNYDAFILTTTTTEYGAKLAIEGGSDDTIARPLLKDEIIEIINDGDFDMLIDATHPFAAHITQTSASIASELEIPYVRFERPTTNLDNIDTSRIHYADSFDEAGKLIADEFDEGNVLHFAGANTMEDVMKHVPAKRFYPRILKVEKSLEKCEKLAINPDHIIPMTGAATKQENIDLIEKYDASVMITKESGEIGGVIEKIQAANEKDIAIIMIRRPKIEMLNKDDIVNDLKELDSKIKSFFKNRYR